From Curtobacterium sp. MCBA15_012:
CTCGCAGCACGCCTCGCCGGGGCGGCCCGACCGACGCTCGTCGTGGCGCCATGGCGCGGGGACGGTCACCGCGACCACCGGATCGCCGGCGAGGTCGCCGAGGAGCTCGTCGCCGCGACCCCCGGCACCGCGCTGTTGTCGTACCCGGTGTGGACCTGGCACTGGGACACCCCGGACGCCCCCGCCGCACCGTGGGAGCGGGCACGGGTGCTCCCGCTCGACGCCGCCGTGCGCGACCGGAAGGCCCGGGCGCTGGCGGCGTACCCGTCGCAGACAGAGCCGCTCTCCCCCGCGCCGGGCGACGAGGCGGTCGTCGACGACCGGCACGCGGCGCACCACCTGCGGGCCGAGGAGTGGTACTTCGTGCCGGACCCGGCCACGGACGACGCCGACGCCGACGCCGACGCCGACGCCGACGCCACCCTCGCCGACGCCACCGTCCCGTCGTCCCGTTCGCGGGCGTCCTTCGACGAGCACTACGCCCGGAAGCCCGAGGGGTGGGACTTCGACGGGTCCTGGTACGAGCGCCGGAAGCGTGCCGTCACCCTCGCCGCCCTCCCCCGCGAACGGTTCCGGTCGGCGCTCGAGCTCGGGTGCGCGACCGGGGTCCTCACCGCTGCGCTCACCGAGCGTGCCGACGCCGTGCTCGGGACGGACATCGCCGCGGCACCGCTCGACCGCGCACGGCGTCGTGCGCCCGCGGCCCGGTTCGAGCAGGCCGCGTTCCCGGCGGAGTGGCCGGCGGGCCGGTGGGACCTCGTGGTCCTGTCCGAGGTCGGCTACTACCTGTCCGCGGACGACCTCGACCGCACCGTGGACCGCGTGCTCGGCTCGCTCGACGACGACGGGGTGCTGGTGACCTGCCACTGGCGGCACCCCGACGACGAGGCCGTCTCCGACGGGGACACAGTCGACGCACGGATCGGCGCACGCTGGCCCCGGCCGCGGCTGGTCCACCACGTCGAGGACGACTTCGTGCTCAGCGTGTTCCCGGGGCCCGACGTGCGGTCCGTCGCCCGCACCGAGGGACTCGCCCCGTGACCGGGCGGACCGCGGTCGCCGTGCCCGCGCGGACCGACCCCGTCGGGCCCCGCCGGGTGGACGTCGTCGTGCCCGTGCACGACGAGGAGGCCGCCGTCGGACGCTGTCTGTCCGCCCTCGCGGACGCCGTCCGTGCCGTGCGCGCGGCGTCACCCGGGGTCCGGGTCGGCGTCACCCTCGTGCTCGACGGCTGCACGGACGGCACGGCCGCCGTGGTCGCCGCGGCCAGGTCGTCCGACGCCACCTGGGACGACCGGACGCTGCACGTCCTGGCCTCCGCGCACGTGGGCGTCGGGCGGGCTCGGGCGCTCGGCGTCGCCCACGCGCGGGTGCTCGGCGCCGGACGCACGCCGCTCCCGACGGCCGCCACCGACCCCGTCGCCCCGGCGGACCACTGGTTCGCGCACACCGACGCGGACTCGCGCGTCGACCCCGACTGGCTGCGGCAGCACCTCGCGGCACTCACCGACGGCGCGCACGTGCTCGTCGGCGCGGTGGTCCCCGACGCGGACGACCTCGACGCGGACGTCCTGGCCCGGTGGCGGGCAGCACACCCGCCCGGTGCGACGCTCGGGCACGTGCACGGCGCGAACCTCGGCGTGCGCGCGGACGTCGACACCGCCGTCGGCGGCTTCGACCCCGTCCCCGAGCACGAGGACGTCCGGCTCGTCGCGCGGGCCCGGGCCCTCGGCTTCCGGGTGCGCGACACCGAGGACCTCCCCGTGGTGACGAGCGGCCGGTTCGCGGGCCGGACGCCCGGCGGCTACGCCGAGCACCTGCGCCGGACCTACGGCGACGCCGGCTGACCCGGCCGGGCCGTCCTACCCCGCGACCGGGTAGTCGCAGTACGCGAACCACGTCGAGTCCGGCGACCACGGCGGCACGTTCACGGTGCCCTGACCCCCGTCGAGCACCACGAGCGTCTCCGGCACCACGGCGATCCGGGCACCGCGGACGAGCGACCCGGGCAGCAGCCGGAGCTCGACCCGGTGGTCGGCGGGGTGCCCCTGGACGCCGGGCTCGTACGACAGGTACAGCAGGTGCGCACCGTCCGGTGACAGGTGCGGGAACCAGTCGACCCGGTCGTCGGCCGTGATCCGCACCGGGTCCCCGCCGTCGAGCCGGACGGCCGCGAGCTGCGCGGTGCCCGGCGTGAACCGCTCGGTGTTCCACAGGACCGTCCCGCCGTCGGGCGTGACCGTGCAGCCGTCGTCCGGGTGTCCGTCGCGCGTCAGGAAGGTCGGCTCGCCCGTGGCCGGGTCGACGAGGGCGACGTCGGTGGTCCAGACGCCGTCCTCGGACAGCTCCCCCACGATCGCGGCGAGCGACGACCCGTCGGGGGCGATGCCGTGCAGGTAGAACTTCCGGCGCACGGGGAGCGCCGCGGCGACGTCGGTGATGCGGGTGCTCGGTCCGCCGTCGGGCAGCGGCACGCGGTACAGCTCGCCGTCGCGGGCGCTCACCACGACGGAGCCGCCCGCCGGGTCGAGCACGTGGTCGTTGTTGATCTCGTCGACGCCGTCCATCGGCACACGGACCAACGCGGTCTCGTCGAGCACGGTGCCGTCGTCGGGCAGCCGGAGCAGCCACAGGTCGCCGTCGCCGTTCAGCACGAGCGTCCGTTCGTCGAGCACGTTCGGCGCCTCGACGAGCAGTGACGACGACGCGAACACGAGCCGGCTGGTCCGCGACGCCAGGTCGTACACGTGCACGCGGCTGGTCTGTCCGGGCAGCAGCTGCCGCCCTCGGGTCCCGGTCATGGTTCCATCCTCTCCGGACGTGCGAGAGCGACGGCCGCGGCGGTGGACGCCGGGGCCGTCGCTCCTGCGAGGGGGTGCTACTTGACCGCGCCCGCGGTCAGGCCGGCGACGAACTGCCGCTGCACGATGAGGAACGCGATCACGACCGGGATCGAGACGACCAGCGAGGCCGCCATGATCTGGTTCCAGTACACGTTCGTCTGCGTCGAGTACTGCTGCAGGCCGTTCGCCAGCAGCTGCCCGTCGCCGTTCGTCATGACCGAGGCGAACAGCACCTCACCCCACGCCGTCATGAACGAGTAGATGCCGACCGCGACCAGACCCGGTCGGGCCGACGGCAGGATCACGCGGAACAGCGCGCCCATCGGGCCGGATCCGTCGACCATCGCGGCCTCGTCGAGCTCGCGCGGGATGGTCTCGAAGTAGCCGGACAGCATCCAGATCGAGAACGGCAGCGTGAACGTCAGGTACGTGATGATCAGGCCGAGCCACGAGCCGACCAGCTGGATGCCGAGGGCGTTGCCGAGGTTCGTGAAGATGAGGAACAGCGGCAGCAGGAACAGCACGCCGGGGAACATCTGGGTGGAGAGCACCGCGGTGGTGAAGGTGCTCTTGCCCTTGAAGTTCCAGCGCGAGACGCCGTACGCCGCGAACGTCGCGATGACGAGCGAGAACAGCGTCGCGACGGTGCAGACGACCAGCGAGTTGACGAAGTACTTCGCCAGCGGGACGGTCGACCACATGTCGATGAACGGCTGGAAGGTGATGTTCGTCGGGATCCACGTGAAGTCGTTCTGCACGTCGCCGAGCGGCTTCATGGCCGTCGTGATCATGACGTAGAGCGGGACGACGGTGAAGAGCGTCAGCAGGACGATCGTGATGATCTTGAACGACTTGGCGCCGAGTGTCTCACGCACGGACGGACCTCCGGTTGGTCACGGCGAGGTAGATGCCCGTGACGATGAGCAGGAAGATGAGGAGCAGGACGCTCATCGCGGCGCCGGAGCCGAAGTTCCAGGTGATGAACGACGCGTTGTAGATGTGGAAGCTGAGCAGGTCGGCTGCCGGCGGCTGCGCGGTCGAGCCGAACAGCACGAACGGCGTGTTGAAGTCGTTGAACGTCCAGAGGAACATCACGAGCACGAGCGTCACGTTGACCGGGCGGACCATCGGCAGCGTGATCGAACGCCACTGGCGGAACGGCTTCGCACCGTCGACCGACGCGGCCTCGTAGACGTCGTTCGGCACGGACTGCAGGCCGGCCATGAGCATGAGGAAGGCGAACGGCCAGGTCTTCCAGATCGCCACGACGACGACCGAGACGAAGGCGTTGGACCCGATCAGCCAGAACGGCGCCTGGCCCCCGAACAAACCGAGCTGGTCGACCAGGATGTGGTTCACCGCACCCGAGTCGCGCTGGAACATGAACTTCCAGGTGATGACCCCGGCGTACATCGGCAGCGCGTACGGCACGAGGAAGAGCGTGCGGAACAGGCCCCGGCCCTTGAACGGCTTCTGCAGCGCGACCGCGGCGGCCATGCCGAACGTCCACGACAGCGCGACCACCAGGAGCGTGAAGCCGCAGGTGATCAGGAAGGAGTTGAGCACGCCCTTGCCGATGGCCTGGTCGAAGTCGATCGCGACCTGGTAGTTGCGCAGCCCGGCGAAGGGTGCCGCGCCCCAGTTGGCGATGAAGT
This genomic window contains:
- a CDS encoding bifunctional PIG-L family deacetylase/class I SAM-dependent methyltransferase, producing the protein MVSFDHREPGTDPAAWTTFLAGVGAATVDLAGVGSVVVVAPHPDDETLGAGGLIATAADAGTPVHVLLVTAGEGSHPDSPTTTPDALVTRRRAEFRAALGTLHPAASATELTVPDGGLREHRDELRRALAARLAGAARPTLVVAPWRGDGHRDHRIAGEVAEELVAATPGTALLSYPVWTWHWDTPDAPAAPWERARVLPLDAAVRDRKARALAAYPSQTEPLSPAPGDEAVVDDRHAAHHLRAEEWYFVPDPATDDADADADADADATLADATVPSSRSRASFDEHYARKPEGWDFDGSWYERRKRAVTLAALPRERFRSALELGCATGVLTAALTERADAVLGTDIAAAPLDRARRRAPAARFEQAAFPAEWPAGRWDLVVLSEVGYYLSADDLDRTVDRVLGSLDDDGVLVTCHWRHPDDEAVSDGDTVDARIGARWPRPRLVHHVEDDFVLSVFPGPDVRSVARTEGLAP
- a CDS encoding glycosyltransferase family 2 protein, which translates into the protein MTGRTAVAVPARTDPVGPRRVDVVVPVHDEEAAVGRCLSALADAVRAVRAASPGVRVGVTLVLDGCTDGTAAVVAAARSSDATWDDRTLHVLASAHVGVGRARALGVAHARVLGAGRTPLPTAATDPVAPADHWFAHTDADSRVDPDWLRQHLAALTDGAHVLVGAVVPDADDLDADVLARWRAAHPPGATLGHVHGANLGVRADVDTAVGGFDPVPEHEDVRLVARARALGFRVRDTEDLPVVTSGRFAGRTPGGYAEHLRRTYGDAG
- a CDS encoding carbohydrate ABC transporter permease translates to MRETLGAKSFKIITIVLLTLFTVVPLYVMITTAMKPLGDVQNDFTWIPTNITFQPFIDMWSTVPLAKYFVNSLVVCTVATLFSLVIATFAAYGVSRWNFKGKSTFTTAVLSTQMFPGVLFLLPLFLIFTNLGNALGIQLVGSWLGLIITYLTFTLPFSIWMLSGYFETIPRELDEAAMVDGSGPMGALFRVILPSARPGLVAVGIYSFMTAWGEVLFASVMTNGDGQLLANGLQQYSTQTNVYWNQIMAASLVVSIPVVIAFLIVQRQFVAGLTAGAVK
- a CDS encoding carbohydrate ABC transporter permease, with the translated sequence MSTSVLPDSERIDLTHTKGPTLSGPQSARKPKRHWLPYALVAPAILFELLIHIVPMVTGIWISFIQLTKYFIANWGAAPFAGLRNYQVAIDFDQAIGKGVLNSFLITCGFTLLVVALSWTFGMAAAVALQKPFKGRGLFRTLFLVPYALPMYAGVITWKFMFQRDSGAVNHILVDQLGLFGGQAPFWLIGSNAFVSVVVVAIWKTWPFAFLMLMAGLQSVPNDVYEAASVDGAKPFRQWRSITLPMVRPVNVTLVLVMFLWTFNDFNTPFVLFGSTAQPPAADLLSFHIYNASFITWNFGSGAAMSVLLLIFLLIVTGIYLAVTNRRSVRA